Genomic segment of Pseudorca crassidens isolate mPseCra1 chromosome 10, mPseCra1.hap1, whole genome shotgun sequence:
CACTCCAATACCCAGGTGCTTGTTAATttgttttaacaattaaaaaggaaatgtaaaagcTGGTAAAACGAGAACCCCTATCCATACTGGCACTGCTGAGGTACCATTATTGCTTCAGACCCTTGTGGTCTGGCCAGAAAGGAGCTCCCACCAACACTGGCCCAAGGGGAAGAGAGCATTAGCACCAGGGACACAGGGTTCCTGTCCCCGCTGGGGTAGGGGTCTCCCAGGAGAGGGGTTGGCCGTGCCCACCTACAGCTACAATGACCATCTGACCAGTGCCCAGCCTGCTGTCTGGACCCCTCTTGTGTCCTGAGAGGGGAAGTGTATAAGAACAGGAGACCCAAGTCCTGGGACAGGGTCTTGctaccagctccccacacccaTCTCCAGCCTCTGCTTGTCAAAGTCTGGCCTCATGGACCAGAGGCCCAGCCTGACCAGGGCCCCCTAGGCTCACTAAGGCTGCAGGGAGGGTAGCAGGTGACAGGGCCACCAGCCCCTATGGGAGAGCCCAGCGTCAGCAACAGGGGGTGGAAAACTCATTGGAGTCCCAGCCTACAGCCCATTCGGGGAGATCAGACTTTTCTTAGGAAAATGTGGGCCAGCTCTGAAGCTGTCAGGCACTGGGACCAGAGGTTAGAAATAGCAAAGGGaagggggaagcagggaggggaggaCCCTGAGGACGTCATGGAAGCCCAGAGATCACAGGGTGCAGGAGAGGAAAAGAGCTACAGTAAAGCAGGAGCCTGAGAGACATGGCGCTGACCCCATAAGAGGCTGGAATTCCCAGCCTTGGCGTGGGAGGAGCCTCAGTACTGGGAGCCAGACAGGGAGCTTTCCCCTCTTGCGGAGGGGACCACTTTTTCTCCCCAGAGGACAGCAGGGGCGTCAGAGGGTGCGTACATAGACTCTGGCTGGCACTGTTCCTGCTACAGCCCGAAACTCAACCGGGCCAGGGCACTGCCCCCTCTAAGCCCGGAGAACCATCTGGGCTGTGTGGCTTGGATTCTAAATCCTCAAATCACTCGGGCTCCTTGGGCTTGCCCACATCTGTACATAATAAAGTGCTTCGTTTATTGATGATTAAAAtgtccccagccccctgccccagtgCCATGGGCCTTACAAGGAAGTCAGAGGGGTCCTGACCCCCTCAGCCCTTGGGCTGATGGGGCCAGTCCCCCCACAACCCGCCCCCTGGGCTCAGGCCTCGTCCCACTCCAGCCATGCTGGGAAGGTGGTGATGCGGGGGCAGTCGAGGGGTTTAAGGTGCAAAGAGTATAACAGACAAAACTGTATAAACACAATAGGAAAGAGCTTAACTAGGAAACAGGTAGCTTATGGAACCTTCCTCCCCATTTCAAAGGCAGGAATGGAGACgttaaatgacaacaaaaaaggATGTCCTATTAGTGCTGGCCTCGTGAGGGCAAGCGTTGGGCACAGGCTGGGTGGGGCTCTCCCGGTACCCCCGACCCCGACCCCCAGGGCCTGATCGTGCAGGCTCCTCGCTCCACCCGTGAGCACAGAGGCGCAGGAGGGACGAGGCCGCTGGACACCAGCCAGGGGCAGGCTGTGGCCAGGCCCAGGGAGTGGCTGAGGCCTGTGCTGCCTTCCAGGagcagagacagacacagacacagacgtCTGTAGCGTGGGAGATTCGGCTGGGGCAGCTGCTGAGGGATGGGCTGCTCCGTGAACAgctgccctgccccctgccccactgATAGCACCTTGAAACCTCAGAACATCTGCCCGGGCCTGCTCCTTAGGGCCCTGGTCCCTGGGGTCCACCCATGTGCAGGGGCTCCTGGGCTGCAGTGCCTGTGGGAGCCAGCCCGTCTGCccacccagggcctggcccaccACACCCTGAGGCCCGGCAGCTCTTGGGGACACCTTCCCCAGGGCCCTCGGTGCAGCCGGGGGCAGGTCGGGGATGCCGTGGGGAAAGCAAATGCCTGGGgtccagcccccgcccgccccccctccccacgGTGCACAGCTGTGGTCGTCGCACCTCGCCACGCACGCCCACCCCACACAACCCCCGGCGTCCGGGCCCAAGTCCCCGCCTCAGCATCCGCAGCCCTCACAGTGGGCCCACAAGTCCTCCAAAGGGGGACGGCACCCCAACTTTTCCCCAAACCCTCCGGGATGAGGGGCGAGCGAGGGGGCCCAGGACGGGCGGGGATGAGCAGCTGAAGGTGACCTGGGCTGGGCCTGGTCGCCCCCCTCTGGCTGAGGCCTCAGCGGAGCAACCAGTCACACCTGCTCCCCAGGTCCCTCTACACCCGTACCTGCTGCCTCCAGCGCCCCCCTCACCTGGAGGGGGGTGCCGTCAAGAGTTTCCTCTCTTTTCGTTTTCCTTcacttccaaaaaacaaacagacaaaaagtaAAGGCTTCAAGGAGCCGCTGAAAGGGGGCACTTGGGAGTGAGGTGTCCTCCGCCAGCTCTGGGGGCTGCCAGCCTGCACAGCCCCCAGGGTCAGAGGCCCCGGGCAGAGCGTGTCCAGCCAACTCTGGAGGTGttgctcccccccgccccgccccacgaGGACGAGTGGAGGGTCCTGGGCCCGTGCAGCAGGCAGGCGGTTAGTTGTTGGTGTTCAGCCTCCCGCCGGGGCTGGCAGCGGTGGGGAAGAGCGGCGGCGGGGGAGGCAGGGTCTGGGGCAGCCCGGGCAGCAGGGGGAgggcctggggcggggcggggggcaggccCGGGGCTGCGGGGGCGCTGTCGCCGGCCAGGGGGTGGCTAATGCGGAAGCACTTCTCCTTGTGCGCCTTGAGCATGTTGGAGAAGCGGAAGCGCTGGCCGCACACGTCACAGGGGTAGGGCTTCTCGCCGGTGTGCGTGCGCCGGTGCCGCTTCATGTTGGGCCGGCTGGTGAAGCTCTTGCCGCAGATCTCGCAGATGTACGGCTTCTCCCCTGCGGGGTGGGTGGTGATGGGCCGTGGGGAGTCGCTGGCGGGCCGCtacgcccccacccccacccccgccctgggCCAGCCTCCGGGCGTCCACGGAACCATCCCGGCCCGGCCCTGGCACTCTCGGATCCTTGCCAGCCTGTACCAGCCTCGCCCGACCTGGGGAGGCAAGGAGGCCGGCGCTGGGCCTCCTAGCGGAGAAGGGGGCCCGGCCCGGTGCGGAGCCCCTCCCCGTGGGGCGGCCGTACCTGTGTGGGTCTTCATGTGCTCATCGAAGTACTGCTTCATGTTGAAGTCCTTGCCGCACCACTGGCACATGAATTGCTTGTGGCCGATGTGGATGCTCATGTGCGACCGCAGCTGGTACTTGTACTGGAAACGCTCGTTGCAGTTCTGAGGGCGGGGTGGAGGGTGAGGGGGTGAGACCCGGCGCAGAGCAGGGGAACAGCCTTCAGGGAGGGAAGTGCTGGCCCGAGACCACAGGGCTGTGGGAAGGACTCACATGGGGAGGGGCTCCTGGGCAAGGAGGTGTGGATGCAAAGGCCAGCCGAGGTgctcctggggtggggcagtgcacgGGCACAGGTGGAGAGGCCGTGGGCATGCAGGGCCCAGGCAGGAATGGGGGTCAGGAAGTGGGAAGAGGCCACAGAGTGGAGGGAGCCCTCATGCTTAAGgccctccatccttcctcctgGTCCAAAGGCGCCCCACCTCATCCCCACCTGCAGCTCCATCTCTGATCTCTCTGCCTAAGATGCTCCGTTCTCCACCTCTCCAGAAAGCCTGCCCCATGGTTCCAGCCCATGCAGACTTCCCACCCTGGACCTTCGGGGGTTGGGTTAGGGTGGGGTggcaggggtgtggggggaggtgcAGGTGGGCAACCAGgtaaggatggagtgggaggcagaCATCAAGGAGGGGCCCCTTTCTTTCTGCATCCTATTCTCCAGTACCCCAACCCCTGGTTTTCAAGCAGCTGCTCTGATCCCCGCCCCCGTCCAGGATGGctcctggggcaggaggagaagggagcTCACCTCGCATCTGAACGGCTTCTCCCCGGAGTGCTGCAGTGAGTGCACCTTGAGAGACATGCTGCGTTTGAAGGACTTCCCACAGGTCTCGCAGGTGAAGGGCATGTCCTTGGTGTGGGCTACAGGGCAGGCACCATGGCCATGACATCTCGGGGGGACCCATCTGGCTCCTCCCAGGGGACCCCTGCCTGACCACCCCCGAGATCCGGCCCAGATCCCGCCTCCCAGGACACCACCTACCCTGGGGCCTGCCCCACAGCCTCTGTCCCCCAGGCAAGGCCCCTTCCCTCCCGGCTAGGTCTCTCTGTTTGGTCAGACAGGCATGGAGGCCCTCTTGGTTCTTTCGCGTCTGGCCTCACTCCCAAAGCTTCGGGGAAAGATAGAAGGATTTCAAGTGGGACTGGCCTcggctcaaatcctggctcagccaccGGCTCCCTGCATGGCCAATGTGTGCCTCAGCGAGCCTCAGCACCCTCTTCTATAAAAAGAGGGTAGAGTGGTCTTGGGCCTCCAGGGTGGCTGGGTTTTACAGACGGTGGCACCTGTAAAGGCCTCAGCCTTGGGTCCCATGCCATCCAGAGGGAGTTAGTTACCTGCGCCCCTCCCAGAACAAACTCCAAGGAAGATCTGGGAGGAAGCAACTGGAGACACGGAGGGCCCCCCTCAGAGTTCAGAGCTGGGGAATCCAAGCCCAGGAAGGACCACCAATCCTGGGTTAGCCAGCATGCTTCTGGCCGATACCTAGACCCCGGGGTCCCAGCTCCCAGTCAGTTCATGCTGGAGGCCTCTAGCACTGTCTGGTAGACAACGGGGGTAAGGCCTGGCCAGGGCACACTGCTCCTCCTTGGCTACCCCTCTCTAGAGCACCAGGCCCCAAGCGGGCAAAGAAGGGAGGGCCACCTGGACACCAGACTCCCAGGCAAGCCCACCTAGAGCGGAGGGAGAGCCATGCCCAAGGCAATGAAGTGGCCCAAAACACACTTCGGGGCCTCCTTACCGTGTCCAGGTATGACCCCTGGGGGAGGGTTGCATTCAGAGAAGCCTGAAGCCCTATCAGAGGCACAGCTGTCCTCAAACTGAGACTGGGCCTGTGTCAGCCCCTATGGCACTTCATGTAATTTAGAAAAAGGTGCTCTGGTGGACACAGCCCCATGTCAGGATGCACAGCCTGGTTGGCAGTGTGCTAGCTGGATTCTGGTCCCCACCTGCCATCTTGTCCAGGAGTCCTTGTGCCATGTGCAACCTGCCCAACTCTGCATGGCAGCCCTGGCCCCAGAGGCTGTCCAGGACACACCTGCCACTGcaagcagccccccaccccctacctccCAGCTACGAGGGGCCTTCTCACCCCTTCATATTGCCCTTGGATTGTGAAGTGTTTCCCAGAACACCCAGCAGCTGGCCCGCATGGACCTCAGGCTCCATCCCTCACCAGCCTGGACTTACCGACCATGTGCTTGCGCACGTGAGCCATGGTGTAGAACTTCTTCTCGCAAATCTCACAGGAGAACTTCTTTTCTGCGTAGCCGTGCACAATCTTATTGTGCTCGTGGAGGGACCAGAGCTTCTTAAAAGCTTTGCCACACGTCACACACTGTGGGGTGAGAAGACTTTAGGCTCTGGGTCAGGACCATGTGACCTAGGACTAgtcactgcccctctctgggcctcagtttccccacctgaacTGTGCTGGAGAGAGAGGCCTTGATGTCCAAGGACCAGCCAGATGTGATGTGCTGAGAGTTGGGGGTGGTAACTCCCTAAATACttacccacctacccacccacccagggTGGGTCCCTCATCCTGAACTCACTAGGGTCAGgggccacctcttccaggaagtccctcctctgtgctcatttcaacaaGGCATCTTTCTACAAAGAAGAGACACATAACTGGCTGAAGGACCACAGTGGGTGAGGAGGCTACTCAGTTCATGGAGAAGTCCCTCAGATAACAGGTCCTGGCAGAGCTGGGCCATTTTCTCTGCTGCCTCCCCCTGCTGGGACCCATGCCCTGACACCATGGAGATCCCCAAGGAGACAGATTCCAAAGGACTGGGGACTGTAGGAGGTACAAGGGCCTATCAGGCAATAGACGGTGGCGGGAAACTTGAGGGCCacactcccctcctcctcttctcctgggCCCTTGTCCTACCCATCCCTGCAGCAGGCCAGGGCTCGGGCAGAAACTGGGTCAGGGTGCCCAGGACAGAAGAGGTACAAGCGTCTTTCCCCTTCAGGAGGGAAGCTCAGGTGTGTGCACACGGAGAGTCAAAGGGCAGCCCAGCAGGCCGGCAAGTGGGAACGTGGGCACGAGGGTGGGGCAGGCATCCAGGTAACCCCAGATAACACTTTCTCCACAGGGCACTGCAATTAGCAATTAGTTCAGGCAATTAGCACCCGCCTACCTACTGCCCCCCAACCTCACTGCCAGTCAGAAAAGGCAAAAACCAGCCTGGCTGGCCCTGTGCTGCCTGCACCCTGAAAGGCCGGGCTGGCCCAGACTCAGGCTGGCTCAAGGCTTGGCAGCCAGCCCAACTCCCCTGTTTGGCCCCGGCAGCCCCTGTGCTTCCCAAACTGCTCATCTGGTCCCTTTTCCCAGGCCCAGGCCAGCTGGTACCTCCAAAGAGCTGAATGCAGGGGTTTCTTCCTGCTCTGCTGCCCCTTGCTCCTTTCGGCCTTTGCAGGAAGTGGGAAATGGCGCCCCCTTCTGGGCAAACCCTTCCTCCCCTCACCTGTGCTTTCGTGTAGTGCACAGTCTGAGAAACTATACATGGTGGCCCTGTTGGCCTTGCGGCAGCCCAGAGATTTACCAAAACACTGACTCATCCCTCCTCAGAGCTGGCTGTCCCCCAGCCTCACGTGCTCAGACAACTCTCATCCTCCCGAGTCCgggctcccctctgcccctctggCCAAGGGTACTGTTTGTTCTACCCCTATCTGCACGTCTCTGCACGTGCTGAAGCTCAGCTCtatccacctcctccaggaagctctcccTGACGTTATCCCTTGAGCTCTCGCCACCCTGGGCTCACCCTTGGGCCTGGGCTGGTCCCACTGTCCAGGGGGCCAAGCCTGGTCTCTGCAGACTGTGTGGGCAACGCAGGTAGCAGGACACTGGGTGCCCGGGGCCCAGTTCCAGCCTGGCCCAGCCTGGATGGCTGCCGCTGTGGGCCCCGTGAACCCACCCCGAGGCCCACCTGGATGTTGCGCTCGCAGTCTGTCTGCCGGTGTAGCAGCAGTTCACTCTCTAGCAGGAAGCGCTTGCCGCACTGGTCGCAGATCTGCATGCGGCTGTGGGTCACGTTCATGTGCTTCTCCAGGTACCAGCGGTTGTTGAAAACACGCGGGCACTTCTGGCACGGATGGTGCTGCTTCTCCTCCAGCTTCACCTTGGCCCCCAGACCGTCAGCGGCCTGTGGCCCTCGGGCTGGGGCAGGAGACCCTCCTGCAGGTGGCTTTGGCCGCTTCCCACCTTGCCGTCCAGCCTCCTCAGGCTCAGGGAGGCCCCGGCGCCGGGCAGACCGCGTTGCCATGCGACTGTGGGGAGGGGCGTCTGCCCCGCTACCGCGGCACCCcggcccctgcctgccccccgcctccccatcctcctccccctcctccccctcctcctcctcctccgaaCTCTCCTGACCCTGCTCgctgtgcccctccccctcctcctcctcctcctgctcgctgtgctcctccccctcctcctcctcgtcctcctccccCTGACTgccgccctcctcctcctcctcctcctcctcctcctcctcctcctcctccccccctccACTGCCAccgccctcctcttcctcctcctcctcttcctcctcctcctcctcgtcggcCTCCTCATCCTCCGAGTGTCTCTGCAGCCCGTCCTCCCCGCGCAGCACCATGGTGGCCGGGCCTGTGGCGGCGCCCGGCTTCCCCTCGGGCCCTGTGGACACGTGCAGCGTCTGGTTGTTGAGGTTCACCTCCACGATGATCTGGGACTGCTCCCGGTGACTGTAGGTGCCAGAACCCCCAagctcctcctccagctcctccccGCCCTCCAGCTTGCACAAGCTCGCGGGGGGCCGGCCGGCCTCCTCGACGccaccctccttctcctccttgaaGAAGGGCTGAGCCGGCCCGATGGTGGCAGGCACCGTGCCACCTGTGGCCCCAGCCCCGTCCTCAACGCGCACCGAGTAGGGGTCAGGGCCCTCACGGGCGTAGATCTTGGGCAGGCCCGGGGCGTCGGCCTCCTGCTTGATGTCACAGTAGTAGGGCGGTGCGGCCGGGGTGCAGCTGGCGGCCGGCTGGGCGAGGGCCACGGCGCCGGGGCCCGGGGTACCGAGGGAGCGGGCGTCCAGCAGCTCCTGGCAGGATGCGGCGATGTCGGCCATCTGCAGCAGCGAGGCGGCGCTGAGCACCTCGTGGACGTTGGCTGCGT
This window contains:
- the ZBTB47 gene encoding zinc finger and BTB domain-containing protein 47 isoform X2, with protein sequence MGRLNEQRLFQPDLCDVDLVLVPQRSVFPAHKGVLAAYSQFFHSLFTQNKQLQRVELSLEALAPGGLQQILNFIYTSKLLVNAANVHEVLSAASLLQMADIAASCQELLDARSLGTPGPGAVALAQPAASCTPAAPPYYCDIKQEADAPGLPKIYAREGPDPYSVRVEDGAGATGGTVPATIGPAQPFFKEEKEGGVEEAGRPPASLCKLEGGEELEEELGGSGTYSHREQSQIIVEVNLNNQTLHVSTGPEGKPGAATGPATMVLRGEDGLQRHSEDEEADEEEEEEEEEEEEEGGGSGGGEEEEEEEEEEEEEEGGSQGEEDEEEEGEEHSEQEEEEEGEGHSEQGQESSEEEEEGEEGEEDGEAGGRQGPGCRGSGADAPPHSRMATRSARRRGLPEPEEAGRQGGKRPKPPAGGSPAPARGPQAADGLGAKVKLEEKQHHPCQKCPRVFNNRWYLEKHMNVTHSRMQICDQCGKRFLLESELLLHRQTDCERNIQCVTCGKAFKKLWSLHEHNKIVHGYAEKKFSCEICEKKFYTMAHVRKHMVAHTKDMPFTCETCGKSFKRSMSLKVHSLQHSGEKPFRCENCNERFQYKYQLRSHMSIHIGHKQFMCQWCGKDFNMKQYFDEHMKTHTGEKPYICEICGKSFTSRPNMKRHRRTHTGEKPYPCDVCGQRFRFSNMLKAHKEKCFRISHPLAGDSAPAAPGLPPAPPQALPLLPGLPQTLPPPPPLFPTAASPGGRLNTNN
- the ZBTB47 gene encoding zinc finger and BTB domain-containing protein 47 isoform X1, with the translated sequence MLLVEKTTDSPAAEFSLVEDVALHFACLMGRLNEQRLFQPDLCDVDLVLVPQRSVFPAHKGVLAAYSQFFHSLFTQNKQLQRVELSLEALAPGGLQQILNFIYTSKLLVNAANVHEVLSAASLLQMADIAASCQELLDARSLGTPGPGAVALAQPAASCTPAAPPYYCDIKQEADAPGLPKIYAREGPDPYSVRVEDGAGATGGTVPATIGPAQPFFKEEKEGGVEEAGRPPASLCKLEGGEELEEELGGSGTYSHREQSQIIVEVNLNNQTLHVSTGPEGKPGAATGPATMVLRGEDGLQRHSEDEEADEEEEEEEEEEEEEGGGSGGGEEEEEEEEEEEEEEGGSQGEEDEEEEGEEHSEQEEEEEGEGHSEQGQESSEEEEEGEEGEEDGEAGGRQGPGCRGSGADAPPHSRMATRSARRRGLPEPEEAGRQGGKRPKPPAGGSPAPARGPQAADGLGAKVKLEEKQHHPCQKCPRVFNNRWYLEKHMNVTHSRMQICDQCGKRFLLESELLLHRQTDCERNIQCVTCGKAFKKLWSLHEHNKIVHGYAEKKFSCEICEKKFYTMAHVRKHMVGALTAALRGEAVQMRGAPRLAFASTPPCPGAPPHNCNERFQYKYQLRSHMSIHIGHKQFMCQWCGKDFNMKQYFDEHMKTHTGEKPYICEICGKSFTSRPNMKRHRRTHTGEKPYPCDVCGQRFRFSNMLKAHKEKCFRISHPLAGDSAPAAPGLPPAPPQALPLLPGLPQTLPPPPPLFPTAASPGGRLNTNN
- the ZBTB47 gene encoding zinc finger and BTB domain-containing protein 47 isoform X3 produces the protein MLLVEKTTDSPAAEFSLVEDVALHFACLMGRLNEQRLFQPDLCDVDLVLVPQRSVFPAHKGVLAAYSQFFHSLFTQNKQLQRVELSLEALAPGGLQQILNFIYTSKLLVNAANVHEVLSAASLLQMADIAASCQELLDARSLGTPGPGAVALAQPAASCTPAAPPYYCDIKQEADAPGLPKIYAREGPDPYSVRVEDGAGATGGTVPATIGPAQPFFKEEKEGGVEEAGRPPASLCKLEGGEELEEELGGSGTYSHREQSQIIVEVNLNNQTLHVSTGPEGKPGAATGPATMVLRGEDGLQRHSEDEEADEEEEEEEEEEEEEGGGSGGGEEEEEEEEEEEEEEGGSQGEEDEEEEGEEHSEQEEEEEGEGHSEQGQESSEEEEEGEEGEEDGEAGGRQGPGCRGSGADAPPHSRMATRSARRRGLPEPEEAGRQGGKRPKPPAGGSPAPARGPQAADGLGAKVKLEEKQHHPCQKCPRVFNNRWYLEKHMNVTHSRMQICDQCGKRFLLESELLLHRQTDCERNIQCVTCGKAFKKLWSLHEHNKIVHGYAEKKFSCEICEKKFYTMAHVRKHMVAHTKDMPFTCETCGKSFKRSMSLKVHSLQHSGEKPFRCENCNERFQYKYQLRSHMSIHIGHKQFMCQWCGKDFNMKQYFDEHMKTHTGEKPYICEICGKSFTSRPNMKRHRRTHTGEKPYPCDVCGQRFRFSNMLKAHKEKCFRISHPLAGDSAPAAPGLPPAPPQALPLLPGLPQTLPPPPPLFPTAASPGGRLNTNN
- the ZBTB47 gene encoding zinc finger and BTB domain-containing protein 47 isoform X5, which gives rise to MLLVEKTTDSPAAEFSLVEDVALHFACLMGRLNEQRLFQPDLCDVDLVLVPQRSVFPAHKGVLAAYSQFFHSLFTQNKQLQRVELSLEALAPGGLQQILNFIYTSKLLVNAANVHEVLSAASLLQMADIAASCQELLDARSLGTPGPGAVALAQPAASCTPAAPPYYCDIKQEADAPGLPKIYAREGPDPYSVRVEDGAGATGGTVPATIGPAQPFFKEEKEGGVEEAGRPPASLCKLEGGEELEEELGGSGTYSHREQSQIIVEVNLNNQTLHVSTGPEGKPGAATGPATMVLRGEDGLQRHSEDEEADEEEEEEEEEEEEEGGGSGGGEEEEEEEEEEEEEEGGSQGEEDEEEEGEEHSEQEEEEEGEGHSEQGQESSEEEEEGEEGEEDGEAGGRQGPGCRGSGADAPPHSRMATRSARRRGLPEPEEAGRQGGKRPKPPAGGSPAPARGPQAADGLGAKVKLEEKQHHPCQKCPRVFNNRWYLEKHMNVTHSRMQICDQCGKRFLLESELLLHRQTDCERNIQCVTCGKAFKKLWSLHEHNKIVHGYAEKKFSCEICEKKFYTMAHVRKHMVGALTAALRGEAVQMRELQRAFPVQVPAAVAHEHPHRPQAIHVPVVRQGLQHEAVLR
- the ZBTB47 gene encoding zinc finger and BTB domain-containing protein 47 isoform X4, which codes for MLLVEKTTDSPAAEFSLVEDVALHFACLMGRLNEQRLFQPDLCDVDLVLVPQRSVFPAHKGVLAAYSQFFHSLFTQNKQLQRVELSLEALAPGGLQQILNFIYTSKLLVNAANVHEVLSAASLLQMADIAASCQELLDARSLGTPGPGAVALAQPAASCTPAAPPYYCDIKQEADAPGLPKIYAREGPDPYSVRVEDGAGATGGTVPATIGPAQPFFKEEKEGGVEEAGRPPASLCKLEGGEELEEELGGSGTYSHREQSQIIVEVNLNNQTLHVSTGPEGKPGAATGPATMVLRGEDGLQRHSEDEEADEEEEEEEEEEEEEGGGSGGGEEEEEEEEEEEEEEGGSQGEEDEEEEGEEHSEQEEEEEGEGHSEQGQESSEEEEEGEEGEEDGEAGGRQGPGCRGSGADAPPHSRMATRSARRRGLPEPEEAGRQGGKRPKPPAGGSPAPARGPQAADGLGAKVKLEEKQHHPCQKCPRVFNNRWYLEKHMNVTHSRMQICDQCGKRFLLESELLLHRQTDCERNIQCVTCGKAFKKLWSLHEHNKIVHGYAEKKFSCEICEKKFYTMAHVRKHMVALGVRPDAKEPRGPPCLSDQTERPSREGRGLAWGTEAVGQAPGCTHCSTPGRSRSDARSTSAGLCIHTSLPRSPSP